Proteins co-encoded in one Ralstonia sp. RRA genomic window:
- the cobT gene encoding nicotinate-nucleotide--dimethylbenzimidazole phosphoribosyltransferase gives MQIPSFDPVLRTRLQTAVDSKTKPLGALGRLEPLAVQIGLIQNTEAPVLTRPAMVVFAADHGIAHAGVSAYPQAVTAQMVLNFIAGGAAINVFSRQHGFALEVVNAGVAAPLWTADTPGLVDAPVGPGTRNFAEQPAMTADERDRAMALGAQRVAHHASLGTNVIALGEMGIANTASAACVMARLCDMPVAQCVGRGTGLDDEGLARKRAVLEAALAKHTDVRDPLDVLACFGGFEVAAIVGAVIEAAKRRMVILVDGFIATAAVLVAARVAPDVLHYCVFGHVSDERGHRALLEVLDARPLLSLSLRLGEGSGAVLAYPLLVSAVAFLREMATFASAGVSERSGS, from the coding sequence ATGCAGATTCCTTCTTTTGATCCGGTGCTGCGTACCCGCCTGCAGACCGCTGTTGATAGCAAGACCAAGCCGCTGGGTGCGCTGGGTCGGCTGGAGCCGCTGGCCGTGCAGATCGGCCTGATCCAGAACACCGAGGCGCCGGTGCTCACGCGCCCGGCGATGGTGGTGTTCGCTGCGGACCACGGTATCGCCCATGCGGGCGTGAGCGCCTATCCGCAAGCGGTGACGGCGCAGATGGTGCTGAATTTCATCGCAGGCGGTGCGGCCATCAACGTGTTCAGCCGTCAGCATGGGTTTGCGCTGGAAGTGGTCAATGCCGGCGTGGCTGCGCCGCTGTGGACGGCGGACACGCCGGGTCTGGTCGACGCACCTGTCGGCCCCGGCACGCGCAACTTTGCGGAGCAGCCTGCCATGACCGCCGACGAGCGTGATCGCGCAATGGCACTCGGCGCGCAGCGCGTGGCGCACCATGCATCGCTCGGCACCAACGTGATCGCACTTGGTGAGATGGGCATTGCCAACACGGCGTCTGCTGCGTGCGTGATGGCGCGGCTGTGCGATATGCCGGTGGCGCAATGCGTGGGCCGTGGCACGGGCCTTGATGACGAGGGCCTCGCCCGCAAGCGGGCCGTGCTGGAAGCCGCGCTTGCCAAACACACAGATGTGCGGGATCCGCTGGACGTGCTGGCCTGCTTTGGCGGCTTCGAAGTTGCGGCGATTGTCGGGGCGGTGATCGAGGCAGCCAAGCGGCGCATGGTCATTCTCGTCGACGGGTTCATCGCCACGGCAGCCGTGCTGGTGGCGGCGCGCGTGGCGCCTGACGTGCTGCACTACTGCGTGTTTGGCCACGTGTCGGATGAGCGCGGTCATCGCGCGCTGCTCGAGGTGCTGGATGCGCGGCCGCTGCTGTCGCTGTCGTTGCGCCTGGGTGAGGGCAGCGGGGCGGTGCTGGCGTATCCGCTGCTGGTGTCCGCCGTGGCCTTCCTGCGCGAGATGGCGACCTTCGCCAGCGCGGGTGTGAGCGAGCGCTCGGGCTCATGA
- the cobO gene encoding cob(I)yrinic acid a,c-diamide adenosyltransferase: MTTSDDNDSGLNERHRTRMQRKKAVVDAKIAAATDVRGVLLVNTGNGKGKSSSGFGMVIRAMGHDMQVGVVQFIKGAIPTGEERFLRRFPEQCEFYVMGEGYTWETQDRTRDIEKAEAAWACARELLSDPSIGLVLLDELNIALKYHYLDVQTVLADLRARPAAQHVVITGRGAPSELIEAADTVTDMTLVKHAFSQGIQAQPGVEL; this comes from the coding sequence ATGACGACTTCTGACGATAACGACAGCGGCCTGAACGAGCGCCACCGCACGCGCATGCAGCGCAAGAAGGCCGTGGTGGATGCCAAGATTGCCGCGGCCACCGACGTGCGCGGTGTGTTGCTGGTCAACACCGGCAACGGCAAGGGCAAATCCAGTTCCGGCTTTGGCATGGTGATCCGCGCCATGGGCCACGACATGCAGGTTGGCGTCGTGCAGTTCATCAAGGGCGCGATTCCGACCGGCGAGGAGCGCTTCCTGCGCCGTTTTCCCGAGCAATGCGAGTTCTACGTGATGGGCGAAGGCTACACGTGGGAGACGCAGGATCGCACGCGTGACATTGAAAAGGCAGAAGCTGCCTGGGCCTGCGCGCGTGAACTGTTGAGCGATCCGTCCATCGGCCTGGTGTTGCTGGATGAACTGAATATCGCGCTCAAATACCATTATCTTGATGTGCAGACGGTGCTGGCCGACTTGCGTGCACGGCCGGCTGCACAGCACGTCGTCATTACCGGACGCGGGGCGCCGTCCGAGTTGATCGAAGCCGCCGATACCGTGACCGACATGACGCTCGTCAAGCACGCATTTTCCCAAGGCATCCAGGCGCAGCCGGGTGTCGAACTGTAG